One genomic segment of Oncorhynchus mykiss isolate Arlee chromosome 10, USDA_OmykA_1.1, whole genome shotgun sequence includes these proteins:
- the LOC110517443 gene encoding CD209 antigen-like protein C, with translation MPYKKDGVGDQHSVSCQWWKRYSGAAAGCLGLLCVLLLAGIIGLFLYQKNQLTSSNTLTEERDQLQTCGNNLTEERDQLQTSNNTPNEERDQLQTSDNTLTKERNQLQTRYNTLTKERDQLQTRYNTLTKERDQLQTRYNTLTKERDQLQKETERLKQSLVEKVCPDGWKKIGSSCYYVSTEYKSWEESRQDCRNRGADLVVINSQEKQTFVNWLCGVKNYVWIGLTDSVSEGTWKWVDYTPLTTKYWNSKEPNGGRAENCVYFYSWSSDTGAWWDYDCSYQYRWICEK, from the exons TGTCTTGTCAGTGGTGGAAGAGATACTCTGGAGCTGCTGCAGGAtgtctggggctgctgtgtgttctcctactggctgggatcataggcCTGTTTCTCTACC AGAAAAACCAATTGACCAGTTCCAACAccctgactgaagagagagaccagttacagaccTGCGGAAACAACCTtactgaagagagagaccagctacagactagCAACAACACCCCGAacgaagagagagaccagctacagactagCGACAACACGCTGACCAAAGAGAGAAACCagttacagaccagatacaacaccctgaccaaagagagagaccagctacagaccagatacaacaccctgaccaaagagagagaccagctacagactagatacaacaccctgaccaaagagagagaccagctacagaaagagacagaacgTCTGAAACAATCTTTAGTTGAGAAAG TGTGTCCGGACGGATGGAAGAAGATTGGTAGCAGTTGTTATTACGTCTCTACTGAGTACAAATCCTGGGAGGAGAGCAGACAGGACTGCAGAAATAGAGGAGCAGACCTGGTGGTCATCAACAGCCAAGAGAAACAG ACATTTGTCAATTGGTTATGTGGAGTAAAGAACTATgtctggattggtctgactgactctgtttcTGAGGGGACCTGGAAATGGGTGGACTACACACCACTGACCACAAA gtattggaacagtaaAGAGCCTAATGGTGgaagagcagagaactgtgtGTACTTCTACTCCTGGTCATCAGACACAGGAGCTTGGTGGGACTATGACTGTTCCTATCAATACAGATGGATCTGTGAGAAATAG
- the LOC110513002 gene encoding CD209 antigen-like protein B isoform X1 yields MSEEIYENCDGFRGKKINKIETIDIDDHIYNNERPIMPYKKDGVGDQHSVSCQWWKRYSGAAAGCLGLLCVLLLAGIIGLFLYQKNQLTSSNTLTEERDQLQTCGNNLTEERDQLQTSNNTPNEERDQLQTSDNTLTKERNQLQTRYNTLTKERDQLQTRYNTLTKERDQLQTRYNTLTKERDQLQKETERLKQSLVEKVCPRGWKKLGSRCYYVSTEKKSWEESRQDCRYRGADLVVIKNQEQQTFVNWLCGVKNYVWIGLTDSVSEGTWKWVDYTTLTTKYWNSKEPNGGRAENCVYFYSWSSDTGAWWDYDCSYQYRWICEK; encoded by the exons ATGTCAGAGGAAATCTATGAAAACTGCGATGGATTTCGTggcaaaaaaattaataaaatagAGACCATTGACATTGATGATCATATTTACAACAACGAAAGACCCATCATGCCCTACAAGAAGGATGGAGTTGGTGATCAACATTCAG TGTCTTGTCAGTGGTGGAAGAGATACTCTGGAGCTGCTGCAGGGTGTCTGGGGCTGCTGTGCgttctcctactggctgggatcataggcCTGTTTCTCTACC AGAAAAACCAATTGACCAGTTCCAACAccctgactgaagagagagaccagttacagaccTGCGGAAACAACCTtactgaagagagagaccagctacagactagCAACAACACCCCGAacgaagagagagaccagctacagactagCGACAACACGCTGACCAAAGAGAGAAACCagttacagaccagatacaacaccctgaccaaagagagagaccagctacagaccagatacaacaccctgaccaaagagagagaccagctacagactagatacaacaccctgaccaaagagagagaccagctacagaaagagacagaacgTCTGAAACAATCTTTAGTTGAGAAAG TTTGTCCGCGAGGATGGAAGAAGCTTGGTAGCAGGTGTTACTACGTCTCTACTGAGAAAAAATCCTGGGAGGAGAGCAGACAGGACTGCAGATATAGAGGAGCAGACCTGGTTGTCATCAAGAACCAAgaacaacag ACATTTGTCAATTGGTTATGCGGGGTAAAGAACTATgtctggattggtctgactgactctgtttcTGAGGGGACCTGGAAATGGGTGGACTACACAACACTGACCACAAA gtattggaacagtaaAGAGCCTAATGGTGgaagagcagagaactgtgtGTACTTCTACTCCTGGTCATCAGACACAGGAGCTTGGTGGGACTATGACTGTTCCTATCAATACAGATGGATCTGTGAGAAATAG